In one window of Tellurirhabdus rosea DNA:
- the der gene encoding ribosome biogenesis GTPase Der, producing the protein MANIVAIVGRPNVGKSTLFNRLVEERKAIMDNQPGVTRDRHYGHAEWTDKYFTVIDTGGYVVGSDDIFEESIREQVEIAIEEASVLLFMVDADTGLTDLDKDFANVLRRSKKPVFLVANKVESQIKRQTAMAEFYSLGMGEIYPISSMTGSGTGDLLDEVVKHFSAEGIEDPDAGVPRIAIIGRPNAGKSSFLNVLTGKERSIVTDIAGTTRDSIDTRYKAFGKDYILTDTAGIRRKAKVHDNVEFYSVMRSLKAIEESDVCVMMLDASRGLEGQDLSIIGQAIKAKKGVVLMVNKWDLVEKDSKTADRWKKEINQRLAPIDYLPIIFASVTEKQRIFQVMEKAMEVYENKHKKVPTSKLNDAMQPEIEAYPPPATKGKHIKIKYMLQLPTPSPTFVFFCNLPQYIKESYERYLENKLRAHFDFDGVPLTLFFRKK; encoded by the coding sequence ATGGCAAATATCGTTGCAATTGTCGGCCGCCCGAACGTGGGCAAATCAACGCTGTTTAACCGCCTGGTTGAAGAGCGCAAGGCCATTATGGATAACCAGCCGGGTGTGACCCGCGACCGCCACTACGGCCATGCCGAATGGACGGACAAGTATTTTACGGTCATCGATACGGGCGGATACGTCGTGGGGTCGGATGACATTTTTGAGGAATCCATTCGGGAACAGGTGGAAATCGCCATCGAAGAAGCCTCCGTGCTGCTATTTATGGTCGATGCGGATACGGGCCTGACGGATCTGGACAAGGATTTTGCCAATGTCCTCCGCCGGTCGAAAAAGCCGGTTTTTCTGGTCGCCAACAAAGTCGAGTCACAGATTAAGCGCCAGACAGCCATGGCGGAGTTTTACAGCCTCGGTATGGGCGAAATTTATCCGATTTCGTCCATGACGGGCAGCGGCACCGGCGACCTCCTCGACGAGGTGGTGAAACACTTCTCGGCGGAAGGCATCGAAGACCCCGACGCCGGGGTTCCCCGCATCGCCATCATCGGACGGCCCAATGCCGGAAAATCGTCGTTCCTCAACGTGCTGACCGGGAAAGAGCGAAGCATCGTGACCGACATTGCCGGCACCACCCGCGATTCGATCGATACGCGCTACAAGGCGTTTGGCAAGGATTACATCCTGACCGACACCGCCGGAATCCGCCGGAAGGCAAAGGTGCACGACAATGTCGAATTTTACTCGGTCATGCGTTCGCTGAAGGCCATCGAGGAATCGGACGTGTGCGTGATGATGCTTGACGCCTCGCGCGGGCTGGAAGGCCAGGACCTGAGCATCATCGGTCAGGCGATCAAGGCGAAGAAAGGCGTGGTGCTGATGGTCAACAAGTGGGACCTGGTCGAGAAGGATTCCAAAACGGCGGATCGCTGGAAAAAGGAAATCAACCAGCGGCTGGCTCCGATCGATTACCTGCCGATCATTTTTGCCTCCGTCACCGAGAAGCAGCGCATTTTTCAGGTCATGGAAAAAGCGATGGAAGTCTACGAGAACAAGCACAAGAAGGTTCCGACTTCCAAACTGAACGATGCCATGCAGCCGGAAATCGAAGCGTACCCGCCCCCGGCCACCAAAGGAAAGCACATCAAGATCAAATACATGCTGCAGCTGCCCACGCCGTCGCCGACGTTCGTGTTTTTCTGCAACCTGCCGCAGTACATCAAAGAGTCGTATGAACGGTATCTGGAAAACAAACTTCGGGCCCACTTCGACTTTGATGGTGTTCCGCTGACGTTGTTTTTCAGGAAAAAATAA
- a CDS encoding DMT family transporter, whose amino-acid sequence MPSRTHYWIGALLVFLAAFCFALKGVLIKLAYRYGIDSVSLLTLRMVFALPFYVVIAFRLARTQPPLALRGRDWAWLAVLGITGYYIASFLNFLGLVYITASLERIMLFVYPTFVLLLGVVLYKRRVTALQGIALLLTYSGILLAFLPHLHDENQRDLFLGAFWVILSGLVYAVYLVGSDTMIAKTGAQRYTCYAMVAATVPVVLHCALANGLDLFHFPAPVYGLSLLMAILVTVIPTFMISEGIKRVGSGNASIIASIGPIFTIVLSTSLLDEVISGHQFVGTALVLLGVFLIGWKGRK is encoded by the coding sequence ATGCCCTCCCGCACTCATTACTGGATCGGCGCGCTGCTGGTGTTTCTGGCGGCGTTTTGTTTTGCGCTGAAAGGTGTGCTCATCAAGCTGGCTTATCGGTACGGAATCGATTCGGTCTCGCTGCTGACGTTGCGGATGGTCTTTGCGCTGCCGTTTTACGTTGTGATTGCCTTTCGGCTCGCCCGGACACAGCCTCCGCTGGCCCTGCGCGGCCGGGACTGGGCGTGGCTGGCCGTTCTGGGAATAACCGGGTATTACATCGCCAGCTTCCTCAACTTCCTGGGGCTGGTGTACATCACCGCCAGTCTCGAACGGATTATGCTGTTTGTGTACCCGACCTTTGTGCTTCTGCTGGGAGTTGTGCTCTACAAACGCCGGGTCACTGCTCTTCAGGGAATAGCCCTGCTCCTGACCTATTCCGGTATCCTGCTTGCCTTTCTGCCGCACCTCCACGACGAGAACCAGCGCGATCTGTTCCTGGGTGCCTTCTGGGTGATTCTGAGCGGGCTGGTCTACGCCGTTTATCTGGTTGGCAGCGACACGATGATTGCCAAAACCGGCGCCCAGCGGTACACCTGTTACGCGATGGTAGCCGCTACCGTCCCCGTGGTGCTTCACTGCGCCCTCGCCAACGGGCTGGATCTGTTCCATTTTCCGGCCCCCGTTTACGGGCTGTCGCTGCTGATGGCCATTCTGGTCACGGTGATTCCGACCTTTATGATTTCGGAAGGCATCAAACGGGTCGGGTCGGGCAACGCCTCCATCATCGCCAGCATCGGTCCTATCTTCACCATTGTGCTTTCGACTTCGCTGCTTGACGAGGTCATTTCCGGACATCAGTTTGTCGGAACGGCGCTGGTTTTACTGGGCGTTTTCCTGATCGGCTGGAAGGGCCGCAAGTAG
- a CDS encoding (deoxy)nucleoside triphosphate pyrophosphohydrolase codes for MNIILVVCGIIFNKEGKLLATQRSEQMPLPLKWEFPGGKVIEGEEPSAAIERELNEELSVSVRVVRELPTFDHQEETRVIRLLPFVCLLSDSATVVLTEHAQDRWIGNGELEHLDWAKADIPVTQYLKTHWQNLLAALPADQENAQ; via the coding sequence ATGAATATCATCCTAGTTGTTTGCGGAATTATTTTTAACAAAGAAGGGAAACTACTGGCCACGCAGCGAAGCGAACAAATGCCGCTGCCGCTCAAATGGGAGTTCCCGGGCGGTAAAGTCATTGAAGGTGAGGAGCCAAGCGCGGCCATCGAAAGGGAATTGAACGAAGAACTGAGCGTGTCGGTCAGGGTCGTCCGGGAGCTGCCCACCTTTGATCACCAGGAGGAAACCCGGGTTATCCGGCTGCTTCCCTTTGTCTGTTTATTGTCCGACTCCGCGACCGTTGTCCTGACCGAACATGCGCAGGACCGTTGGATAGGAAACGGGGAGCTGGAGCACCTGGATTGGGCAAAAGCGGATATACCCGTCACGCAGTACCTGAAAACGCACTGGCAGAACCTACTTGCGGCCCTTCCAGCCGATCAGGAAAACGCCCAGTAA
- a CDS encoding ArsR/SmtB family transcription factor codes for MSQETVFEDEKKIERAAYVLKAVAHPLRIKIIQMLNEHKELNVSTIYKNLNAEQSLISHHLINMRDKGILEIRRSGKNIYYFLVDGAIAEIIECIYRSKVLT; via the coding sequence ATGAGTCAGGAGACGGTATTCGAAGACGAGAAAAAAATCGAACGAGCGGCATACGTGCTGAAGGCTGTGGCGCACCCGCTGCGCATCAAAATCATTCAAATGCTCAATGAGCACAAAGAACTCAATGTTTCAACCATTTACAAGAATCTGAACGCAGAACAGTCCCTGATTTCGCATCACCTGATCAACATGAGGGACAAGGGAATTCTGGAGATCCGCCGCAGTGGAAAGAACATATACTACTTTTTGGTCGATGGGGCCATCGCTGAGATAATCGAGTGCATCTATCGCAGCAAGGTACTAACGTAG